AGGAGGGCCGATATAAAGAATATTTTGTTTTCTCAAGCCATCCACAATCTAAAAGATTGTTAATCACTATCTTAAGAAATTCCTTTTATTCGATTGAATTCAAAAGTTTCAAATTGTTTTCTCAATCGGAAAGTGAGCTGCTGTAAATTTCGACGCAGTCTTTTTTTTGTTCTGTCTTTACTTCCGACTCCAAAAGCGATAGCCCAGAAATGTAAGGAAGGAACTTTTTTTAGATTCTGCTTCTTGAATAATTTATCCAAGTTTTCTCTCATTCCATTTAATCCTAAAGCAGTTGTGATTTCATTAACTTCTTTATTTATTTTCATGCCCCTCTCCTAGAATGTGAGGGTATATTCTTGTATTCTCTCAAACTTACATCTATCTTTGCGTTTATTTTCAAATGACTTAACTTCTTTTTGTTCCTACCTGATCTGCTTTATCTTCATTGAAAAATAATTGTAGGAGTCAAATAGATTCTTAAAGGAAAAGTTTTGTTTTCATTGCAAAGAGCAAGGCTTGCAATAATAAATTTTCATTCGTATCCTTATTGAAATATTTCTTTGCCAATATGCATTGATCTCGCGTATAACGTGGAAACGTTCTGAAATTCATAAGCACAAATTCTTTCCATAAAGGTAATGCAAACAGTCTGGGAATATCCTCTTTTAAATCAGAGCTTTTACTCTTTCTCTCTAAAATGTTCTCTTTTAATGACTTTCCCTGTAAATACTGGTTTATTTCGTGTTCGGTAATAATACGTTGTCAAGTGGTAGATGCTTGAAGAATATCTAGAATTACCGCTACTTCTACTTTCTGATTCCGGTAGTAGGAACTGAATACAAGAATTTTGATAAGAAATAAAACTCTGCTGACTTACAATTCTTTCATCCTTAACAATCAATTAATCTTAAAAATAGAATTTCCGGTGGATGTCAAAACTTTCTTTCTTCAGTAATGACATCGGCTGAATTAAGCCCGTTGCTGCGGAGATACTTCCATTTGCTCTTCGGTCTAACCATAATAATCCGCTCTTACATAATTCTTCTATCTCCGAATAATCTCGAATATCCAGAAAATTGTGCTTCACTTAGCCAACTAAATTCTCGACCTTCCCTTTTGATTCTGGATCTGCTTTCCGACATACATACATCTTCAAATTCATTTCTTCTGAAATGAGAAAAATTCTTTATATAGAATGTCTCCATGATTTTCAGATGCAACTAACGCAGCATCTTGATCGATTACTAACTCTTCTGGTTGACCTCCAAAGTATTCAAAACAATTAATTAGATGATCGATTATATCTTTTCCACGAAATGGTCTGTCTTGAAATGAAACATATTTATACCTACTTGCGGATAATAGTGTGGCAAATATATATACTTTTAAACCTGATTTAAATTTGTATTGACCAAAATCCATCTGTATCTGTTTTCCAAACGGTAAAGGTGCAACTTTTCCATACATCCTTATTGTCTCGGAAATTTTTAATTCGCCATTCTGAATTAATGAATTGATGTAATTTCCGTAACGTTCGATCGGTAAATGCCAATTTACCAACAATCTCTTCAGGTAATCGTATACCAGTCATGTTGAGGCGCTTAAATCCGTTATTGCGGTATATCTCTATTATCTTCTCTTTATATTCACTCCGAATTCGCTTCCGACTTCTAGATTCCATTTCATAGGCAATATATTCCTCTGGGCTCATCTGGACGTAATTCGAGACCGTCTTTCGATTTATTCCCAATTCTGGGGCAATTGCCTCCATTGAAAATCCCCTGCATTCGTGATTCTGAATCTTACTAAACATCTGTATTTAACCATTTCATTCTAATTACTTCTAGAAATAATTTGGTCTATCTACCATTCTGCCTCCAAAAACATGTCCGTTTCTGTTTTCCGACCTATGTCCGTTTCTACTTTCCATTCACAATTGGCAATACTGGCCTTATTCACCAGATTGACATAGCGATTTAGAAGAGCCAGACTTTCCCTCATGTTTTCCTTGACCCGACTGCAATTGACCAACATAAAAAGAAACAAGATGAGAATTGTTTTCATTATAATTCTCCTATTTTTAACAATAGTATTTCTTTCTAGAAATTTATTTTCGTCACGAGGATCAATAAAAAAAAATATACCAAATGACAAAAGTAATTTCCCACAAGAATTCTATAGAACTCACATTTGGTATACACCACAAACGAACGCGGAGAGCACTAGGAAGTGTTTAGACCGAACGCATTTTTTCGAATCAGAAAAGTGGACTTTCGTCTCTTTCATAAAAAGGTGTTATGAACTAAGCGGGGTAAAATCTTACTTGCAGATAATAGAATTATGCCACCAAACATATGTCATGCAAGTGAGAAAAATTTTTTATTCCCTATGCAGAGGATGTAGAAGAAATTGAAACAGAGCTTTCTATGGATTATCTACATGGGCTAAATCGTTTAGTCACAAAGATTCCCGAAAGGTTTACTAGTTTGAAATTTAAAAAAATATATTTTAAATTAAGCAAATCGAAAGATAGCGGTTAAGGTATATAGACTTTCCGTGTTCCGCTGGAAAGTCTGGCAATGATATATTCACCGCCTAAATTTGTGTAAAATACAGATTTACATTTTGACCTATAATGAAACGATAGTCGACAGGTCTAGATTCTCAAATGCAATTGCGATCCCTTTCTTATATTTTATCGATAGATTTTGGCATCCTATTGTTGAATGCCTTACTGTTTTTTGCTATATCACCTATTTTATCGACTGAAAATATTCAAACAGAAATACCGATTGTATTCCAAAATGAATCAGATTTACTTTCAGTAGGTTCCAAAACTTTTTTTTTAGAAGATCAATCTGGAATATTAACAATCGAAGATATTTTAAAACCGGAAAATCAGAATAAATTTCAGTTAAATGAGGAAAAAATATTTGTTCGTAAACCAACCGATAGTTCCTTTTGGATACAATTAAATATTAAAAACAATACAGAAAAGGATATCTGGATTGAATTAGGTAGCACATATTTATGGTATATAGATTATTACACCGAAGAAAACGGCAAATACAAATTAACCACAGAGACAGGCTCTCTTCGTTCGGAAGAGAACAAAGCTTATCCGAGTAATTTATTTCTATTGCCCCTAGGTAATGATACAAAAGAGCAGACAGTATATATTCGTTTTCACACTTTAAGACCTATTGAAATTCCAATACAAATTGGGACTTTAGCCTTACTTCTAAAATCCAAAAACAAAACAGATTATTTCATTGCAGGATTTGTAGGCTTAATGCTTGCCATGCTTATTTATAATTTCTTTTTACTTTTAGCAACGAGAGATACTTTTTATTTTTGGTATATTTGTTATGGAATATCTTCGTTATCCGCAACTCTCTTCGTAAACAATCATCCGGAAATATTTTCCATTTTTGGAAAAACAATTTTAAATACTATCCATAGACATCCTTTTATAATGATTAACACTCCATTTGTGTTTATTGGCATATTTACAATTAACTTTTTAAAATTAAAAAATTATAAAGCTTTATATTATATCTTCTTAGTTACCATTCTTTTTTATTTGTTCGTTTTTCCAGTGATTGATTTTTTTGAAATTATCTCCCATAATTTCTTAGTACGCATCTGTCAGCCAACAACGGTTTTGTGTATGCTCATGCTACTCGCAACCAGTTTATATATCTGGTTAATAAAAAAAGATAAGAATGCTCGTTTCTATTTCAATGGGTGGTTTTGGGTTACAATTGGAATCCTGTGTTATTTTTTCACAGTCAATGGATTTATAGAATACAATTTCATTACACGCAGTTCTACTCTCTTCGGTGTTGGAATTGAATCTTTAATGTTCTCCCTCGCACTCGCAGACAGAATTAATAGTATGCGCCTGATGCAAGAAAATATTCAGTCAGAAAATATTCAACTTATTTCAAATCAAAACCAAATTCTAGAAAGCGCAGTAAAGAAGCGGACATTCGAACTTAGCCGCACTACAGAATTACTTGAAATATCAAACGAGGTAGCCCAGATTGGAACTTGGGAAATTGATTTAGTAAATGATATTGGATATTGGTCAAAAATCACAAGAGAAATTCATGAAGTGGATTACGAGCGTCAGCCGGACTTAGAAGAAAGCCTTTTATTTTACAAAGAAGGAGAAAGTCGAAATAAAATCATTCAAGCAGTAAAGCAAATAATGACCGACGGAACTCCCTTTAATTTAGATTTACAAATTATAACAGGCAGAGGAAATGAAAAATGGGTCAATGCGATTGGTCACGCAGAAAAGGAAAATGGTAAATGCATTCGTATCTTTGGAACCTTTCAAGATATTTCCAAACAAAAACAAATCGAAGAAGAACTAGCCAACGCAAACTCTTTTCATATCAGCATCCTTGATTCCCTTTCAGAGCATATAGCAGTTATAGATTCCAGTGGTATAATTATAGCGGTTAACGCAGCCTGGAAAAAATTTGCATCCGAAAATGGAAGTGGTGAAAAAGATTTTATAGCAACTAACTATTTAAATATTTGCAAAAATGCCTCTTATTATCCGAACGGAGAAGAAGCGGGAGATGTAACAAAGGGAATCCTCGCAGTATTAAAAGGAGAAATTCCAGAGTTTACTATTGAATATCCGTGCCACTCCCCTACAAAGTATCGCTGGTTTTTAATGTACGCATGTCCCATAGACTTTCCACAAAAAGGTGCAGTGATTTCTCATTTTAATATAACGGATAGAAAGTTAACAGAAATTGCTTTGCAATCCAAGGAAGATCTTTTAAAGACAATCAGTGATAATTTACCCGATGGCGCTTTATATCAATTAAAGCATTCTAAAGATGGATCATTTCATTTTCCTTATATAAGTGCCGGTATAGAGCGATTACTTGGTGTTAGCCCTAAAGACGTATTAGATGATGCAAAGAATCTATTTAGCCTTACTCATCGAGAAGATTTAGAACGTATATTTATTGCCCAAAGAGAATCAGAAAAGTATCTAACTCCGTTTGAGCAAATTCATAGACAATATACAGCAACAAGAGAATTAAAATGGCTATTATTGCGCTCAATGCCTAGAAGAATGGAAGATGGATCGACAGTCTGGGATGGAGTAGTCTTTGACATCACAGAGATAAAGAAAACGAGAGAAGAATTAAAAATTGCAAAAGAACAGGCAGAAGCGGCTAATCGTGCTAAGTCGGAATTTCTAGCAAATATGAGTCACGAGATTAGAACTCCCCTGAACGGAATCATTGGATTTACAGAGCTATTGATTAAATCAAAATTAGATGAAAGCCAGGCACTGTATATGAATACAGTGAGCAAATCAGCTTTTCTACTTTTAGATCTTATCAATGATATACTGGATTTTTCAAAAATTGAAGCGGGAAAATTAGAACTAAATGTAGAAATGTTTAACTTAACCGAGCTGATTTCTCATTCTCTAGACATTGTAAAAATTCAAATCAAAAATAAACCAATCGAGATAGTTGCAAATCTACCAACAGATAAAAAAATATTTGTAATGGGAGATGAGATCCGCTTACGGCAAATACTGATTAACCTTTTAGGGAATGCAATCAAATTTACTGAAAAAGGTAGAATTGAAATGAATCTTGAAATTCTCGAACTAAATTCAGAGAAGGAAAATTCTATTCTTCGCTTCTCAGTAATAGATACCGGGATTGGAATTTCAAAGGAAAATCTAGAAAAGATATTTGAAGCATTTTCACAGGAAGATTCCACGATCACTCGGAAATATGGCGGAACGGGTCTCGGACTTAGTATTTCAAATAAACTCCTAGGACTAATGAATTCTAAATTAGAATTGGATAGTGAAGTGGGCAAAGGTAGTAAATTTCATTTTACACTTAAAACAAAGCTGGAAGTTAAAGACTTAGAAGAAAAGGAAAATCCAAACACAATTCCATTTTCTAACAAGGAACAAGATACTAAAAAGAAAGATTTTTACGACAATTCAAATTTTACAGTTTTAATTGCAGAAGACAATGAAGTAAATACTCTTTTAACAAAGATTCTCGTGAAGAGATTTTTTCCTTCTGCTAGAATTATAGAAGCGGTTAATGGCAAACAAGTGGTAGAGAAATTTATTTCAGAAAAGCCAAACCTGATTCTAATGGATATCCAGATGCCAGAAATGAACGGATATGAAGCAGCAAAAGAAATTAGAAAATTAGAAGAAAAATCTTCTACTCCAATCATTGCCCTTAGTGCAGGAACTAGCAAGGAAGATTTAATAGAATGTTTAAATTGTGGAATGAATGACTTTATCAGCAAACCAATATTACCCGCAGACTTTGAAGTAATTCTTACTAAATGGCTTCCTAAAATTCAATTGCAAGAAGTAAAATTGGATACCAAATTAGAAAACCAAAACTCATTAGAGCATTTTAATAAAGAAAAATTAAAAGCAAGACTCGGTGTAGAAAATAATGAAATATTAGATCAAATCCTTTTATTGGCTAAGAAGAATTTACCCGAAAGTCTACATGAATTAAAAACGGCAATTAACTCCCAAAGCTTTGAAGCGGTAAAAAAAATTGCCCATAAAATAAAAGGCTCTGCTCTAAGCTTATCTTTTGAAAACCTCGGTGCCATCGCCTTAAATATGGAAAAGCTCTCAAGCTTTGACTTGCCCAAAATCAATCGCCTACAAACCGAAATGGAAGAAGAACTAAATTATTTATTTTCAATAATTTAAAGTTTTTCCGTCTCTTTGTATAATGGATAATTCTACAAAGATACTTTCAAGGATACTAGAAAGATACTCAGAGAATGAGCTTCGGTAAGTTTAAGAGCCTAAGGTTGATAGTCTCTTTGGAGTATCATTGATCTAAAGAGCAAGAGGGACCGAACACCGACCACCATACCCTTGTGCTCTTTGTGAAAACCTTGTGTCCTTTGTGGTTAAAAAAGATTTTCTTTCTAGTAATCTGCATCCAACTTCTCCCATAATTCTATCTCCTTCTATCCCACAAAACTAAAGGCTTAAAGCAAAATCGGACTTTCGTCTCTTTCATAATAAGGTTATGAACTAAACGGGGTAAAATTTTTCTAATAATTCTTGCCTGCTCATAATTATCTTCCTCTCAAGTCATAGGGTATTTGTTTAAAAATAATATTCAAGTCTTTTAATTTGTCTTTTCCTAAAAGACAGCTTTCGCCATAGATTACTTTTTTGCCTTCAAACGTAGGCAATAATTGTAAAACTTTAGAAGTCAATACATTTCCATTCTGTGGTTTCTTATCTCCCAAAATTCCATTGTATAATAGATAGTATGCGGCGTTGTTAAATGTTCCGATTTGTATGGAACGGTCGTG
This region of Leptospiraceae bacterium genomic DNA includes:
- a CDS encoding transposase, whose protein sequence is MVNWHLPIERYGNYINSLIQNGELKISETIRMYGKVAPLPFGKQIQMDFGQYKFKSGLKVYIFATLLSASRYKYVSFQDRPFRGKDIIDHLINCFEYFGGQPEELVIDQDAALVASENHGDILYKEFFSFQKK
- a CDS encoding response regulator codes for the protein MQLRSLSYILSIDFGILLLNALLFFAISPILSTENIQTEIPIVFQNESDLLSVGSKTFFLEDQSGILTIEDILKPENQNKFQLNEEKIFVRKPTDSSFWIQLNIKNNTEKDIWIELGSTYLWYIDYYTEENGKYKLTTETGSLRSEENKAYPSNLFLLPLGNDTKEQTVYIRFHTLRPIEIPIQIGTLALLLKSKNKTDYFIAGFVGLMLAMLIYNFFLLLATRDTFYFWYICYGISSLSATLFVNNHPEIFSIFGKTILNTIHRHPFIMINTPFVFIGIFTINFLKLKNYKALYYIFLVTILFYLFVFPVIDFFEIISHNFLVRICQPTTVLCMLMLLATSLYIWLIKKDKNARFYFNGWFWVTIGILCYFFTVNGFIEYNFITRSSTLFGVGIESLMFSLALADRINSMRLMQENIQSENIQLISNQNQILESAVKKRTFELSRTTELLEISNEVAQIGTWEIDLVNDIGYWSKITREIHEVDYERQPDLEESLLFYKEGESRNKIIQAVKQIMTDGTPFNLDLQIITGRGNEKWVNAIGHAEKENGKCIRIFGTFQDISKQKQIEEELANANSFHISILDSLSEHIAVIDSSGIIIAVNAAWKKFASENGSGEKDFIATNYLNICKNASYYPNGEEAGDVTKGILAVLKGEIPEFTIEYPCHSPTKYRWFLMYACPIDFPQKGAVISHFNITDRKLTEIALQSKEDLLKTISDNLPDGALYQLKHSKDGSFHFPYISAGIERLLGVSPKDVLDDAKNLFSLTHREDLERIFIAQRESEKYLTPFEQIHRQYTATRELKWLLLRSMPRRMEDGSTVWDGVVFDITEIKKTREELKIAKEQAEAANRAKSEFLANMSHEIRTPLNGIIGFTELLIKSKLDESQALYMNTVSKSAFLLLDLINDILDFSKIEAGKLELNVEMFNLTELISHSLDIVKIQIKNKPIEIVANLPTDKKIFVMGDEIRLRQILINLLGNAIKFTEKGRIEMNLEILELNSEKENSILRFSVIDTGIGISKENLEKIFEAFSQEDSTITRKYGGTGLGLSISNKLLGLMNSKLELDSEVGKGSKFHFTLKTKLEVKDLEEKENPNTIPFSNKEQDTKKKDFYDNSNFTVLIAEDNEVNTLLTKILVKRFFPSARIIEAVNGKQVVEKFISEKPNLILMDIQMPEMNGYEAAKEIRKLEEKSSTPIIALSAGTSKEDLIECLNCGMNDFISKPILPADFEVILTKWLPKIQLQEVKLDTKLENQNSLEHFNKEKLKARLGVENNEILDQILLLAKKNLPESLHELKTAINSQSFEAVKKIAHKIKGSALSLSFENLGAIALNMEKLSSFDLPKINRLQTEMEEELNYLFSII